Part of the Pseudodesulfovibrio mercurii genome is shown below.
ACCGGCCGGGGGACGGGGCGCAACCGGCCGAAGACATGGACGTTTCCAGGAACGGGAAAAGCGTCGAGGGCGGGGCGACGGCTCAAAAAGACGGCCCGGCCGCCTTGCTCCCCCGCGCTTTTCCGTGTAGTGCTCACAGCCATGCATGAAATGTCGATTGTCGAATCCATCCTCGGCATCCTGCGCGAAGAGATGGTCAAATACGACGGCCAGAAGCTCAAGAAGGTGACCCTCAAGAACGGCCAGCTGGCCGGGGTGGTCACGGAGTCCCTGCAATTCGCCTGGGAGGCGCTCATTCCCGGCGGCGAATTCGACGGGGCCGAACTCGAAATCATCGAGGTGCCGGTCAAGGTGGCCTGCGGCGAATGCGGCGAGGTGTTTCGCCCGGACCACACCCGGTGCATGCCCTGCCCCAAGTGCGAAGCCCTGCTGGGCCACACGGTGCTGGAAGGAAAGGAACTGCTCATCGACTCCATCGAAGTGGACGACCAGCAATAACGACAAGGAGTGACCATGTCCAAGGAAGTGACCATAGTCCGCAACGTCCTCGAGGCCAACGACCGTCTGGCCGAAGAGCTCCAGAACAAATTTCGGGTCAAGAAGATCCTCTGCCTGAACCTGATGAGTTCGCCGGGCGCGGGCAAGACCACCCTGCTCGAACGGACCCTGACCGACCTCAAGGATGAATTCAAGATGGCCGTCATCGAGGGCGACCTGCAGACCGACAACGATGCCCAGCGCGTGGCCGCCACCGGGGCCCAGGCCGTGCAGATCAACACCGAGGGCGGCTGCCACCTGGATTCCGGCATGGTCATGGACGCCCTCAAGGCCATCGACACCGACGGCCTGGACATCCTGTTCGTGGAGAACGTGGGCAACCTGGTCTGCCCGGCCGAGTTCAACGTGGGCGAGGACTACAAGGTCACCCTGCTGTCCGTGACCGAGGGCGACGACAAGCCCGAGAAGTACCCGTTCATGTTCCACATCTCCGCGGTCATGCTCCTGAACAAGGTGGACCTGCTGCCCTACGTGGATTTCGACCTGAAAAAGGCCGAGGCCCACGCCAGGAAGCTGAACAAGGACATCCAGGTCATGCCCATCTCCGCCCGCACCGGCGAGAACATGGACCAGTGGTACGCCTGGCTGCGCGAGAAGCGCGCCGAGAAACTGTAAGCAGAGAAAATTTTCCGTCGCAATTCAATCCGTCCATAGTGACACTAACTCTATGGTCGACTGATAGTCGAGAAAACATACAATTGCGCCATGTTGAAATGGCTAAAAGTCAATAACAGAAAGCCGTCTTTGACGGTTTTCTGTTGTTTTGCATTAAGCTGTGGAGGCAAGACTCTAACGGAGGGCTGGTTGCCAGGGTTGACAAAATCAACTTAGGGCCGAATGCCTTTATATTTGTCATACTTTGCCCTCAAATATAACTGCTGGACAGCTGTGTTTTCGATATCAGCACCAAAGCGATCTATGGAGGAATAGACAAAATCAACAACTTCGATCGCATACCTTTGGGGTATGTCTATCAGTTCGCCATGAGCGATTGCGCACCTATTCATTACGAGTTCATTAATAAAGGGTGCTCGTTGTGACCAATGTTCGGAGTACTCCATTCCAATAATTGAACATATGTTTTCAAAAACGTCGGAGTTAAGGTTTGATTCTGTATCAATCGCAGGTGCCTCTGAGTATTTTAACCCTTCTAGTACCTCCGATTTATAAAATCGGATCAAATCAAGATGAGGGGCAATACGCTTGGTAGCCAAAACAGATGTATTAATTTTATTTTTACAACAAATTGCGTGAAAATTATCGGTCATGTCTGAAACTGCTGGTTTTAAATGTGTGAGATATGTCAAGTATGACATTGCACTATGTTTAATAAAACCTTCCCAGTGTGCATAGGCGAACACAACAGAAGACCTAAAAAAGAACTGACGAAATCCAACCCTTCCATCAGAAATGAGGCTTTTGTGAGTTATTAATTCTTTTTTCCGTTTAGCACTATTTGCTGCTAAACAATTAATTAACTCTTCTAGCGATCTTATTTTCATTGTTGGAAAAGACTTACCCCAAACGCAATTGTCTGAGGTATTCTTGTTGAAGCTCTTACGCCTGATCCCACAGACTTACCAAGTCCTTCTGTTATCTTCCCCCAAAGCTCTTTATGCTTTTCCTGGAACTCATCGATATTAGGCTCACTACCTCCACGAAGGATGTGAATCCCTAACCCTATGGCGACAACTTCGAAAATTGATATTAACGAAGCACCGTAATACACTTTTTTATCTGGATTGTATTTGCGGAATGAATTCTCCCCCAAGGCTGCATCTAAAAATGTAAACACTTTGGTAAACACATCCAGCACACTATGCAATTGGTTATGATCATTTATGATTTTTAATATTGCAGTTGTTAAATAGTCGCCAAGTTCGCTTATACCTGCTAAATCCTCGTAAGATGATAATGCCAAGACAATAAATCGTGTTACCAATTCAAGGTCATATGATTCATTTATCTGTTTTTCCGAGAACAGGAATGAGCCCTTAAAAGCATCCAAGCTGGCCATGTCTTGCATCCAAGTCAAGGCGTCTTTATTCGTCATCAATATTATGCAATTTCTAACTTCTTGATCGGTTGCGTTTGAGCCGCCAGTATTCAATCTTTGAAATATTTCGTACTTTGCAATAGCATCACTTGATTTTTTTATTATCGATATATCAATTCTTGATCGTTTGATTTTAATTCTTGCTGCTTCTGGAAGTTCAATGTTGTCATCATCATTTTCTTCGACACTCCACCTCTTTCCTTCTAAGTCAGGGAGATATCTTGTCTTTACTAAAGTAAGGGGTGGCTTCTTATTGCCGTTTTCATCCACATACTCGCCCATCACCTCTAGAACAGTTGACAACCTTTGAAGACCATCAATAACCTCCCATTTTGAATCCTCTTTTTCAGCAACAAAAACGGGTGGTATTGGTATTCCCAAAAGAAATGACTCGATTAGCTTGGACTTTTGCTCCAGCTCCCATCTGAAAAATCTTTGGAATTCTGGGTGAATATCTATTTCTTTGTCCTTATACATTGTGACCAATTCATTGATCGACATTGAATAAGAGTCCGCAGAGACTGTTGCGGAATGTTGCTCAATTTCATCTATAAGCGGCATTTGGGATTCCTCTGTTTTATTTTTTTGTATTTATTAGCAAATGTTCTCCTCCGTGCCAACTGCTCATTTATCTTATGGGAGTGTGTACTTCAATTTAATTATAATTTTATCATATTCTCACACAAAATAATAGATATTTTAAAACACTGCATCTTACAATGTTTGATATTTGTCGTGGGCTAATTTTTCGCCCTTTTTGATTGGCTTCTCGTGGACGGCGGGGTAGGGTGGACCCATGCCGTTTCCCAGAGACCTGCCCCTTGAGGCCGTGTTCGCCTCCATCGCCGACGGACTGTTCACCGTGGACGCCGAGTGGAACGTGACCTATTTCAATGAGGCCGCCGAGCGCAT
Proteins encoded:
- a CDS encoding hydrogenase maturation nickel metallochaperone HypA — translated: MSIVESILGILREEMVKYDGQKLKKVTLKNGQLAGVVTESLQFAWEALIPGGEFDGAELEIIEVPVKVACGECGEVFRPDHTRCMPCPKCEALLGHTVLEGKELLIDSIEVDDQQ
- the hypB gene encoding hydrogenase nickel incorporation protein HypB — translated: MSKEVTIVRNVLEANDRLAEELQNKFRVKKILCLNLMSSPGAGKTTLLERTLTDLKDEFKMAVIEGDLQTDNDAQRVAATGAQAVQINTEGGCHLDSGMVMDALKAIDTDGLDILFVENVGNLVCPAEFNVGEDYKVTLLSVTEGDDKPEKYPFMFHISAVMLLNKVDLLPYVDFDLKKAEAHARKLNKDIQVMPISARTGENMDQWYAWLREKRAEKL
- a CDS encoding MAE_28990/MAE_18760 family HEPN-like nuclease, with protein sequence MKIRSLEELINCLAANSAKRKKELITHKSLISDGRVGFRQFFFRSSVVFAYAHWEGFIKHSAMSYLTYLTHLKPAVSDMTDNFHAICCKNKINTSVLATKRIAPHLDLIRFYKSEVLEGLKYSEAPAIDTESNLNSDVFENICSIIGMEYSEHWSQRAPFINELVMNRCAIAHGELIDIPQRYAIEVVDFVYSSIDRFGADIENTAVQQLYLRAKYDKYKGIRP
- a CDS encoding DUF262 domain-containing protein, translating into MPLIDEIEQHSATVSADSYSMSINELVTMYKDKEIDIHPEFQRFFRWELEQKSKLIESFLLGIPIPPVFVAEKEDSKWEVIDGLQRLSTVLEVMGEYVDENGNKKPPLTLVKTRYLPDLEGKRWSVEENDDDNIELPEAARIKIKRSRIDISIIKKSSDAIAKYEIFQRLNTGGSNATDQEVRNCIILMTNKDALTWMQDMASLDAFKGSFLFSEKQINESYDLELVTRFIVLALSSYEDLAGISELGDYLTTAILKIINDHNQLHSVLDVFTKVFTFLDAALGENSFRKYNPDKKVYYGASLISIFEVVAIGLGIHILRGGSEPNIDEFQEKHKELWGKITEGLGKSVGSGVRASTRIPQTIAFGVSLFQQ